In one window of Arachis ipaensis cultivar K30076 chromosome B06, Araip1.1, whole genome shotgun sequence DNA:
- the LOC107604913 gene encoding acetyl-coenzyme A synthetase, chloroplastic/glyoxysomal isoform X2, translating into MIPVPYNSIVCAAAAGGAREPLFRNPSASASASVYLLQFNCNRRRINTNNRRNNNNNFMDSNNNMRTESYLRHVDSRKLMPNGAGHIPHLKAVILGEALASEEDDLVLPSKEFSDQANVHSPEQYMEMYKRSIEDPDGFWSEIASQFYWKQKWGEKVCDENFDVRDGKIKIEWFKGGITNVCYNCLDRNIEAGLGDKVALYWEGNEPGLDGSLTYSQLLNQVCQVANYLKDIGVKKGDAVIVYLPMINELPITMLACARIGAVHSVVFAGFSAESLAQRITDCKPKAVITCNAVRRGTKPILLKDIVDAAINDSAKDGVSVDVCLVYDNPVALKREDTKWTQGRDIWWQDVIPKYPSTCPVEWVDAEDPLFLLYTSGSTGKPKGVLHTTGGYMVYTATTFKYAFDYKPSDIYWCTADCGWITGHSYVTYGPLLNGATVLVYEGAPNYPDAGRCWDIVDKYKVSIFYTAPTLVRSLMRDGEAYVTRYSRKSLRVLGSVGEPINPSAWRWFYNVVGDSRCPISDTWWQTETGGFMITPLPGAWAQKPGSATFPFFGIQPVIVDEKGVEIDGECSGYLCIKKSWPGAFRTLYGDHERYETTYFKPFAGYYFSGDGCRRDKDGYHWLTGRVDDVINVSGHRIGTAEVESALVSHPQCAEAAVVGVEHEVL; encoded by the exons ATGATTCCTGTGCCGTATAATTCAATTGTGTGTGCCGCTGCTGCTGGTGGTGCACGTGAACCTCTCTTCAGAAAcccttctgcttctgcttctgcttctgtgtATCTTCTTCAGTTCAATTGTAACAGAAGAAGAATAAACACTAATAATAggaggaataataataataatttcatGGATTCAAATAATAATATGAGGACAGAGAGTTACCTGCGCCACGTCGATTCAAGGAAGTTAATGCCAAATGGCGCTGGCCACATTCCACACTTGAAAGCTGTGATTCTTGGTGAAGCTCTTGCATCTGAAGAAGATGATCTTGTTCTTCCCAGCAAAGAATTCTCTGATCAAGCAAATGTTCACTCACCTGAACAG TATATGGAGATGTATAAGAGGTCAATTGAGGACCCTGATGGATTCTGGTCTGAGATTGCATCACAGTTCTACTGGAAACAGAAATGGGGTGAGAAAGTCTGCGATGAAAATTTTGATGTCAGGGACGGCAAGATCAAGATTGAG TGGTTCAAGGGTGGCATTACCAACGTGTGTTATAATTGCCTGGATAGAAATATTGAAGCTGGACTTGGTGATAAAGTTGCTCTTTACTGGGAAGGCAATGAGCCCGGTTTAGATGGCAGTTTAACTTACTCTCAGCTTCTCAATCAAGTTTGCCAG GTTGCAAACTACCTGAAAGATATTGGTGTGAAGAAAGGCGATGCTGTAATTGTTTATTTGCCAATGATCAATGAGCTCCCCATCACAATGCTTGCCTGTGCTCGCATTGGTGCTGTTCATTCG GTTGTATTTGCCGGTTTTTCTGCAGAATCTCTTGCACAGAGAATCACTGACTGTAAACCAAAAGCTGTAATTACTTGCAATGCTGTTAGAAGGGGCACCAAACCTATTCTTCTGAAAGACATAGTTGATGCTGCCATCAATGATTCAGCTAAGGATGGGGTCTCCGT AGATGTATGCTTAGTTTATGATAACCCAGTGGCACTGAAGAGAGAAGATACAAAATGGACGCAAGGTCGGGATATATGGTGGCAG GATGTTATTCCTAAATATCCAAGTACTTGCCCAGTGGAGTGGGTTGATGCCGAGGATCCACTTTTTCTACTCTATACAAGTGGAAGCACTGGAAAACCTAAG GGTGTCCTCCATACCACCGGTGGTTACATGGTATACACTGCCACAACATTCAAGTACGCATTTGACTACAAACCATCCGACATCTACTG GTGTACGGCTGATTGTGGTTGGATTACTGGGCACAGCTATGTCACTTATGGACCCTTGCTCAATGGTGCAACTGTTTTAGTGTATGAAGGG GCTCCTAATTATCCTGATGCTGGGCGCTGCTGGGACATTGTTGACAAATATAAAGTGTCAATATTCTACACTGCCCCCACATTGGTGCGGTCTCTCATGCGTGATGGTGAAGCG TACGTTACCCGATACTCAAGGAAATCTTTACGGGTTTTGGGCAGTGTGGGCGAGCCCATAAATCCAAGTGCATGGAG GTGGTTTTACAATGTAGTCGGAGATTCAAGGTGCCCTATCTCGGATACTTGGTGGCAAACAGAAACTGGTGGCTTCATG ATAACTCCACTACCAGGTGCTTGGGCCCAAAAGCCTGGTTCTGCAACTTTCCCTTTCTTTGGAATTCAG CCTGTGATAGTGGATGAGAAAGGAGTTGAAATAGATGGTGAGTGCAGTGGTTACTTGTGCATTAAGAAGTCTTGGCCTGGGGCATTCCGAACTCTATATGGTGATCATGAAAGATATGAAACAACATATTTCAAGCCATTTGCTGGTTACTATTTCAGTGGTGATGGCTGCAGAAG GGATAAAGATGGATACCATTGGCTCACAGGAAGAGTGGATGATGTCATCAATGTCAG CGGACACCGTATTGGCACAGCTGAAGTGGAATCAGCTTTAGTGTCACATCCTCAATGTGCAGAGGCTGCTGTTGTCGGTGTCGAGCATGAGGTATTATAA
- the LOC107604913 gene encoding acetyl-coenzyme A synthetase, chloroplastic/glyoxysomal isoform X1, protein MIPVPYNSIVCAAAAGGAREPLFRNPSASASASVYLLQFNCNRRRINTNNRRNNNNNFMDSNNNMRTESYLRHVDSRKLMPNGAGHIPHLKAVILGEALASEEDDLVLPSKEFSDQANVHSPEQYMEMYKRSIEDPDGFWSEIASQFYWKQKWGEKVCDENFDVRDGKIKIEWFKGGITNVCYNCLDRNIEAGLGDKVALYWEGNEPGLDGSLTYSQLLNQVCQVANYLKDIGVKKGDAVIVYLPMINELPITMLACARIGAVHSVVFAGFSAESLAQRITDCKPKAVITCNAVRRGTKPILLKDIVDAAINDSAKDGVSVDVCLVYDNPVALKREDTKWTQGRDIWWQDVIPKYPSTCPVEWVDAEDPLFLLYTSGSTGKPKGVLHTTGGYMVYTATTFKYAFDYKPSDIYWCTADCGWITGHSYVTYGPLLNGATVLVYEGAPNYPDAGRCWDIVDKYKVSIFYTAPTLVRSLMRDGEAYVTRYSRKSLRVLGSVGEPINPSAWRWFYNVVGDSRCPISDTWWQTETGGFMITPLPGAWAQKPGSATFPFFGIQPVIVDEKGVEIDGECSGYLCIKKSWPGAFRTLYGDHERYETTYFKPFAGYYFSGDGCRRDKDGYHWLTGRVDDVINVSGHRIGTAEVESALVSHPQCAEAAVVGVEHEVKGQGIYAFVTLVDSVPYSEDLRKDLILTVRKQIGAFAAPDKIHWAPGLPKTRSGKIMRRILRKIAARQLDELGDTSTLADPNVVKQLIELSDS, encoded by the exons ATGATTCCTGTGCCGTATAATTCAATTGTGTGTGCCGCTGCTGCTGGTGGTGCACGTGAACCTCTCTTCAGAAAcccttctgcttctgcttctgcttctgtgtATCTTCTTCAGTTCAATTGTAACAGAAGAAGAATAAACACTAATAATAggaggaataataataataatttcatGGATTCAAATAATAATATGAGGACAGAGAGTTACCTGCGCCACGTCGATTCAAGGAAGTTAATGCCAAATGGCGCTGGCCACATTCCACACTTGAAAGCTGTGATTCTTGGTGAAGCTCTTGCATCTGAAGAAGATGATCTTGTTCTTCCCAGCAAAGAATTCTCTGATCAAGCAAATGTTCACTCACCTGAACAG TATATGGAGATGTATAAGAGGTCAATTGAGGACCCTGATGGATTCTGGTCTGAGATTGCATCACAGTTCTACTGGAAACAGAAATGGGGTGAGAAAGTCTGCGATGAAAATTTTGATGTCAGGGACGGCAAGATCAAGATTGAG TGGTTCAAGGGTGGCATTACCAACGTGTGTTATAATTGCCTGGATAGAAATATTGAAGCTGGACTTGGTGATAAAGTTGCTCTTTACTGGGAAGGCAATGAGCCCGGTTTAGATGGCAGTTTAACTTACTCTCAGCTTCTCAATCAAGTTTGCCAG GTTGCAAACTACCTGAAAGATATTGGTGTGAAGAAAGGCGATGCTGTAATTGTTTATTTGCCAATGATCAATGAGCTCCCCATCACAATGCTTGCCTGTGCTCGCATTGGTGCTGTTCATTCG GTTGTATTTGCCGGTTTTTCTGCAGAATCTCTTGCACAGAGAATCACTGACTGTAAACCAAAAGCTGTAATTACTTGCAATGCTGTTAGAAGGGGCACCAAACCTATTCTTCTGAAAGACATAGTTGATGCTGCCATCAATGATTCAGCTAAGGATGGGGTCTCCGT AGATGTATGCTTAGTTTATGATAACCCAGTGGCACTGAAGAGAGAAGATACAAAATGGACGCAAGGTCGGGATATATGGTGGCAG GATGTTATTCCTAAATATCCAAGTACTTGCCCAGTGGAGTGGGTTGATGCCGAGGATCCACTTTTTCTACTCTATACAAGTGGAAGCACTGGAAAACCTAAG GGTGTCCTCCATACCACCGGTGGTTACATGGTATACACTGCCACAACATTCAAGTACGCATTTGACTACAAACCATCCGACATCTACTG GTGTACGGCTGATTGTGGTTGGATTACTGGGCACAGCTATGTCACTTATGGACCCTTGCTCAATGGTGCAACTGTTTTAGTGTATGAAGGG GCTCCTAATTATCCTGATGCTGGGCGCTGCTGGGACATTGTTGACAAATATAAAGTGTCAATATTCTACACTGCCCCCACATTGGTGCGGTCTCTCATGCGTGATGGTGAAGCG TACGTTACCCGATACTCAAGGAAATCTTTACGGGTTTTGGGCAGTGTGGGCGAGCCCATAAATCCAAGTGCATGGAG GTGGTTTTACAATGTAGTCGGAGATTCAAGGTGCCCTATCTCGGATACTTGGTGGCAAACAGAAACTGGTGGCTTCATG ATAACTCCACTACCAGGTGCTTGGGCCCAAAAGCCTGGTTCTGCAACTTTCCCTTTCTTTGGAATTCAG CCTGTGATAGTGGATGAGAAAGGAGTTGAAATAGATGGTGAGTGCAGTGGTTACTTGTGCATTAAGAAGTCTTGGCCTGGGGCATTCCGAACTCTATATGGTGATCATGAAAGATATGAAACAACATATTTCAAGCCATTTGCTGGTTACTATTTCAGTGGTGATGGCTGCAGAAG GGATAAAGATGGATACCATTGGCTCACAGGAAGAGTGGATGATGTCATCAATGTCAG CGGACACCGTATTGGCACAGCTGAAGTGGAATCAGCTTTAGTGTCACATCCTCAATGTGCAGAGGCTGCTGTTGTCGGTGTCGAGCATGAG GTCAAAGGTCAGGGTATCTATGCATTTGTAACGCTTGTGGACAGTGTTCCTTACAGTGAAGACTTACGAAAGGACCTTATACTCACAGTTCGAAAGCAG ATAGGAGCGTTCGCCGCACCCGACAAAATCCATTGGGCGCCCGGCCTCCCGAAGACCAGGAGCGGAAAGATAATGAGAAGAATTCTTCGAAAAATCGCCGCCAGGCAACTGGATGAACTTGGGGATACAAGCACCCTTGCAGATCCAAATGTGGTCAAGCAACTTATAGAACTTTCTGATTCCTGA